Proteins found in one Acomys russatus chromosome 31, mAcoRus1.1, whole genome shotgun sequence genomic segment:
- the Nmrk2 gene encoding nicotinamide riboside kinase 2 yields the protein MLYGFVNEAGTTQSSTLQVTSSWAAWPPQDQSSLLVPGMKLIIGIGGVTNGGKTTLTNSLHKALPNCCVIHQDDFFKPQDQIAVGKDGFKQWDVLESLDMEAMLSTVRAWVKDPRKFARAHGVSLQPGASDTPILLLEGFLLYSYKPLVDLYSQRYFLTVPYEECKRRRSNRSYTVPDPPGLFDGHVWPMYHKYKRAMEQDGVDVVYLDGMKSREALFRQVLEDVQNRLLNRS from the exons ATGCTGTACGGCTTTGTCAATGAAGCTGGGACTACCCAGAGTAGCACACTGCAGGTCACAAGCAGCTGGGCTGCGTGGCCACCTCAGGACCAGTCCTCGCTGCTAGTCCCCGGCATGAAACTCATCATAGGCATTGGAGG CGTGACCAACGGTGGGAAGACCACCCTGACCAACAGCCTCCACAAGGCGCTGCCCAACTGCTGCGTGATCCACCAGGATGACTTCTTCAAG CCCCAGGACCAAATAGCAGTCGGGAAGGACGGCTTCAAACAGTGGGACG TGCTGGAATCTCTGGACATGGAGGCCATGCTCAGCACGGTGCGGGCCTGGGTGAAGGATCCACGCAAGTTCGCGCGTGCTCATGGCGTCAGCCTGCAGCCCGGCGCCTCGGACACTCCCATTCTCCTCCTCGAGGGTTTCCTACTGTACAGCTACAA GCCCCTGGTGGATTTATACAGTCAACGCTATTTCCTGACCGTCCCATATGAGGAATGCAAGCGGAGGAGAAG tAACCGGAGCTACACGGTCCCCGATCCCCCTGGCCTCTTCGATGGTCACGTGTGGCCCATGTACCACAAATATAAACGGGCGATGGAGCAGGACGGAGTGGACGTGG TCTATTTAGACGGCATGAAGTCCCGTGAGGCGCTCTTCCGTCAAGTTCTAGAGGATGTACAAAACAGACTACTGAACAGGTCCTAA
- the Atcay gene encoding LOW QUALITY PROTEIN: caytaxin (The sequence of the model RefSeq protein was modified relative to this genomic sequence to represent the inferred CDS: deleted 1 base in 1 codon): MGTTEATLRMENVDVRDEWQDEDLPGPLPEDTEAELLGGAVEDSSSPPSTLNLSGAHRKKKTLVAPEINISLDQSEGSLLSDDFLDTPDDLDINVDDIETPDETDSLEFLGNGNELEWEDDTPVATAKNMPGDSADLFGDGSAEDGSAANGRLWRTVIIGEQEHRIDLHMIRPYMKVVTHGGYYGEGLNAIIVFAACFLPDSSSPDYHYIMENLFLYVISSLELLVAEDYMIVYLNGATPRRRTPGIGWLKKCYHMIDRRLRKNLKSLIIVHPSWFIRTVLAISRPFISVKFISKIQYVHSLEELEQLIPMEHVQLPECVLQYEEQRLRAKRESARPPQPEFLLPRSEEKPETVEEEDGAAEVTEDQETSMS; this comes from the exons ACCGCTCCCAGAAGACACTGAGGCGGAGCTGCTGGGTGGTGCAGTGGAAGACTCCTCCT CACCTCCCTCCACCCTGAACTTGAGCGGCGCACATCGAAAGAAAAAGACCCTGGTGGCCCCCGAGATCAACATCTCACTGGACCAAAGCGAGGGCTCCCTGCTGTCCGACGACTTCTTGGACACTCCTGATGACCTGGACATCAACGTGGACGACATCGAGACGCCGGATGAGACGGACTCTCTGGAGTTCTTGGGAAATGGCAATGAGCTGGAGTGGGAAG ACGACACCCCAGTGGCCACAGCCAAAAACATGCCTGGGGACAGCGCAGACCTGTTCGGGGATGGCTCGGCGGAGGACGGCAGCGCGGCCAACGGTCGCCTGTGGCGGACGGTCATCATCGGAGAGCAGGAGCACCGAATCGACTTGCACATGATCCGGCCCTACATGAAGGTGGTGACCCACGGAG GGTACTACGGGGAAGGTCTCAACGCCATCATCGTCTTTGCTGCCTGCTTTCTGCCAGACAGCAGCTCCCCGGACTATCACTACATCATGGAGAATCTCTTCCT GTACGTCATCAGCAGCCTGGAACTGCTGGTGGCCGAGGACTACATGATCGTGTATCTGAATGGCGCCACGCCCCGGCGGAGGACCCCCGGTATAGGCTGGCTGAAGAAGTGTTACCACATGATTGACAGGAG acTGAGGAAGAAC CTCAAGTCCCTGATCATCGTGCACCCGTCCTGGTTCATCCGCACCGTGCTCGCCATCTCCCGGCCCTTCATCAG CGTCAAGTTCATCAGTAAGATTCAGTATGTGCACAGCTTGGAGGAGCTGGAGCAACTCATCCCCATGGAGCACGTGCAGCTGCCCGAGTGTGTCCTGCA gtatgAAGAACAGAGGCTCAGAGCCAAGAGGGAGAG CGCACGGCCACCACAGCCAGAGTTCCTCCTTCCCAGGTCTGAAGAAAAACCAGAGACTGTGGAAGAAGAGGATGG GGCAGCAGAGGTgacagaggaccaggaaacaaG CATGTCCTGA